The following proteins are co-located in the Spirosoma montaniterrae genome:
- a CDS encoding dihydroorotase: MQLLIRAARVIDAASSFDGQTCDLLIENGLIRQIGTDLIADEGVQVVAANNLHVSPGWIDMRASAQDPGFEQKEDLTSLCRAAAAGGFTDVAVLPNTQPVVDAKGTLGYIRRMAEGQPVSIHVVAAITQKAAGENFTDMLDLHHAGAVAFSDGHHPLQNPDLLLKTLQYLQPVGGLLMNRPEETLLTRYGQMHEGVQSTLLGLKGMPALAEEIMIERDLRLLDYVTRVEIREEQEPTGGLPPALHFSTISTARSVELIRRAKAEGMPVSCDVAVHQLVFDDSALAGFDTNLKVNPPLRTAHDVTALWAGLSDGTIDAVVSDHQPQDAESKNVEFDMAEFGMIGLETVFGAMMTYNRGISLAQLIEKITTRPRQLLRLPPVLIAEGEPARLTLFDPADSWTFSQTRSKSLNTPFLGKTLTGRVIGTVHQGRLNQT, from the coding sequence ATGCAACTGCTGATTCGTGCTGCCCGTGTTATTGATGCTGCTTCGTCGTTCGATGGGCAGACGTGTGATTTGTTGATTGAAAACGGCCTGATTCGCCAAATCGGGACTGATTTAATCGCTGATGAAGGTGTTCAGGTAGTAGCAGCCAATAATTTACACGTTTCGCCGGGTTGGATCGATATGCGGGCGTCGGCACAGGACCCCGGCTTTGAGCAGAAAGAAGACCTGACGAGCCTGTGCCGGGCGGCTGCGGCTGGTGGCTTTACCGATGTGGCCGTGCTGCCTAATACACAGCCCGTTGTCGATGCCAAAGGTACGCTGGGCTATATTCGACGCATGGCCGAAGGGCAACCCGTTAGCATACACGTTGTTGCTGCTATTACGCAAAAAGCAGCCGGGGAGAATTTCACCGACATGCTCGATTTGCACCATGCCGGGGCCGTTGCGTTCTCAGATGGGCACCATCCGTTGCAAAACCCCGACCTGTTGCTGAAAACGCTGCAATACCTCCAGCCCGTGGGCGGTTTGCTGATGAACCGACCTGAAGAAACGCTATTGACTCGCTACGGGCAGATGCACGAAGGAGTTCAGAGTACGCTGCTGGGTCTGAAAGGCATGCCCGCACTGGCCGAAGAGATTATGATTGAACGCGACCTCCGCCTGCTCGATTATGTAACGCGGGTGGAAATCCGCGAAGAACAAGAGCCAACAGGTGGGCTTCCCCCCGCGTTACATTTCTCCACTATTTCCACGGCCCGGTCGGTTGAGTTGATTCGGCGTGCAAAGGCAGAAGGAATGCCGGTCAGTTGCGACGTGGCGGTTCATCAGCTCGTTTTCGATGATTCGGCATTGGCTGGCTTCGATACTAATTTAAAAGTAAATCCACCCCTGCGCACTGCTCATGACGTAACCGCACTTTGGGCCGGGCTATCTGATGGCACCATCGACGCTGTTGTGTCGGACCATCAGCCGCAGGATGCTGAAAGTAAAAACGTGGAATTCGACATGGCCGAATTTGGCATGATCGGGCTGGAAACAGTGTTTGGGGCCATGATGACCTATAATCGGGGTATTTCGCTGGCGCAACTCATCGAAAAAATAACCACCCGACCCCGGCAGTTACTGCGGCTTCCTCCCGTGTTGATTGCTGAGGGAGAACCGGCCCGGCTAACTTTGTTCGATCCGGCAGATTCGTGGACGTTCAGCCAAACACGGTCGAAGTCGCTAAATACGCCGTTTCTGGGAAAAACACTCACGGGCCGCGTTATTGGAACGGTGCATCAGGGGCGGCTCAATCAAACATAA